In Corvus moneduloides isolate bCorMon1 chromosome 6, bCorMon1.pri, whole genome shotgun sequence, the sequence AGCTAATCATCCCCTGTTCCACTGAtctcactgcctgcagccctcaAAGCAATGGCAGTCACCTTCCCAGTCCAGAGATGCTGGTTTAGTCCCACCAACCACAGCTCTGCCAAAGGCTGTCCCCCCTACAAAGGGCTAACTGCAAACCAAGCGTGGTGCTCCCACCAGGCTCTtccaggctgagggaaaggtgcCCTGGACCTGGGGGAAGCAGCGGCCCCAGCACTCACCCTGTCCAGGCGCCGCTCCAGGAAGTCCAGGAGGATGCTGACCGCATCCATGTTGACGCCCATGTACTCCAGCGAGCCCGGCTGCACTTTGGGAGTCAGCAGCACATCCAGACACTTCAGGGGCAGGTTGCCCAGCAGGTTGACCGTGTGGCTGCACGtgtggaagagaagagaagTGAACACACAGTGACGGGGCTTTGCTCCCAGAAgttctccagctctgcagaaacGAAGGCCCGTCATTAACTTGCGGGAGTGTGAGGACCCTGCGATCCGAGTTCTCCTGGAGCATCTCAAGCTCCTCACACCGCTGAAAGGGAATAACTTGAAACACTTTTTGGGCAGCTGAACTATATGCTGAGAGTCCAAGAGACTTCAGTGACAACTGAGAACCCATGGATCTAGACACAGAGCCAAGCAGGACCAATCTGGGTGGTCCAAGGTCTGTCTGTGGAGTCTCCTGCTTCACTCCTCATCCTGACGTTCCACGCCAGCACTGCTTGGGATCCCCCTGACTATGTGTTCTTGGGGACAAGGCAGTGCCGCCTGCTCCGAGCCGAAACCCCTGCACCAATAACGCCCGGCAACATGACAGCCAACTTCTCAGCATGGCTTAAGGCTAATTAAGGCCACCTCGTGgactttttaattaaagcagcGCACGTCTTCTCTGGCCAGTTGCCCACTGAGGTGGATGTCACCGCTGGGACAGCCTGACACAGGACATGGAACAAGATCTCAGGGGCCAGGAGGCCGTGGTATTCCCACATGGCGTTCCCAGGGGAGGAAAAGTTGTTTCTGAGTTCTGGGAGCGTGAGGGATCCCCAGGCCAACCCCAAGAGCTGCTGGTCAGCAGGGTCCCTCCCAAACGCCCAAGGTCAGGCAGGATGTGCCTGGGGGAGCTGGTGAAGCTGCAGGTGAAGCTCTTCCCAACACAGACCTGTGGAACTCCTCGGTGCGGTCCTCGCCGTCGGCGGAGATCATGAGGCAGTGGCGCAGGAGGGCACCCAAGTGCCGGTACAAAGCAGCATCTTCCTGGCCCCAGCATGGAGAAAGGAACAGCTCCATCAGCAAAGGGGATCCCACACACCCCAGAGCCTGCAGCCTATCCCCCCCCAGCAGCCTGACCATGGACTGCAGGGCGCTCCAAGGGAAGCAGACTCTCAATTCTCCCTTTGGGAATGCTCTAAAAGCACAGGTAAAGTCAGGGGTGATACTGCACTGGACAGAGGCAGTGCCCCAAGGACACCCGAGGCCCTCGCCGCCCTGAGGGTGCACAAGGACCAGCCTGGGACACGAGGAAACACAAGGGAGGAGAAAACCTGCAAAGCCAGAGCCCGGAGACACGTGAATGCCCTGGGCCCAAGGAGCTCACCTCGTCCACCTCCCTCTTGCTGGAATCAAAGGTGATGTTGAAGAGCACTTTGAGGATCTCCATGGCTCGCTCCGTCTCCTGCCGCGGCAAAGGCGGGAGAAGTCCCTCCTCGGTGGCAACTTCGTAGGGGTCCAACCACTTGACGCCGAGGGTGAGCTCCAGGGTGTCTGTCATGAGGCTGATGCCTCGGAGCTCCTGGGCGAGCTGCTGCCGGACGTCCACCCTGAGGGCCGtcagcaggaacagcagacGCAGGTCGAAGAACTTGATGTCGTGAGGAAGACTGCGCTCGTTGTAGAGCTTGATGCGCCGGGCCAGCCCCACCACCAGCCGCCCCTCTGCCGTCAGCTCCTGCGCCATGGCGCTGCTGAACACAATGTTGCACAGGCATTTCAGGGATTCCAGGATTACATCCAAGTCTGGGACCTCCCGGATGAGCTCCTCCGAGTAATCGATGCCGGCGTGCCTGGAGAGGGTCTTCAGGCCTTCCTTGGTGGTGAAAGGGTCGAGGCAGTGCTTGTCCCGGGACAGGATGCGGATGCTCTCCAGGCAGGTGACCTGGCAGGAcggctgcagctccctctccagGAACCTGATCAGCAGCTGGGCCATTTTCTGTGCAGTTGGAAACAAGCAATGCCTTGGATACTGAtgcttcccagtgctccctcCGGCCCTGGCGTGCTCTGCCCTGGACAACAGCAGTGTCACCTGGGCCCACTCAGGTGTGCACTCGGCAGCACTCGGGAAGTGCCTGGATCTGGCATTGATCCTGACCAGTTTGGGCAAGaacaaccaggaaaaaaatgtcttgcAGAGGGTATTGGGTGTAGAGGGAGAGCACAAACAGGTCCCTGTGgtggctctgccctggtgagGATGGTTCAGGCTGGCAGGGCCGACCTGCCCCCCTGCACAAGGGAGGGACACAGGACCCAAGGGAGGTGAAGAGAGCACGTGGTGCCTTGGGAAAAGAGgtgaagggacctcaggagatTCAAATAAGCAGCATCTCCTCCATTTCAGTGCTGTCTGGAGCCCTACTGGCCCAGATCCTCCATGGGTACAGACTGGCAGCGCCCCACTAACACAATTCACGGGAGCTGCAAAGCTCATGGGGAACAGTGAGTCACGGAGCAGCACGAGAGCACAGGTAAGGCCTCACAGACACGGGCAGCTCAGGCTGAACCACGTGTGGCAACACTTGACGTCACAGCAGTAACCCACACACACCGCTGCAGGAGCCCACCGGACCTCAAACACAACACAGCTCAGAGCACGGGTCTTCCTGTGACGTTACAAGAGTGAAAGAACCCAAAAATGAGGTTTGTAACTAGCCTAACACAGCCCCATTGGTTACACTTCGAAATAATCagagaatcattaaggctgaaATCATTAATCATAATCATTAGTCATTATTCATAATCAtccaggttggaaaagacctccaagaccatcaagtccaacctgtgaccaatcAGCACCTTCACCACCACACCAGGCCACGTCCAGGCGTTCCTTGAATACTTCCAGAGATAGACAATGACcacaccacctccctgggcagccccttccaatgcctgaccgcccttcccatgaagaaattcctcctgatgtccaacctgactCTCCCTTGGTGGAATGAAACTGCTGCGggaaggaatgaagaaaaactgaactTCCGTCCCTAATGCGAGGCTCGTGATGCGCCCCACACTCACATCCTGGGGAAATGAGGAAGTACAGCtgttctcttctccttcctcacacagagacagagctTCAGGTTCAGCCCCAGCAACCAAAGCCTCGGGCTGGCTCAGGAGAAAGAGATCTCGGGGTGTGTGCCTGAAGCTGAACCATCTGAACACCCGAGCACCAGGAGCTGGTGGTGATGCTCAACTCGTATTTGGGGCATACACCCCAAAAGTGGGACCCTGTGCCCAGAGCCATGCTCTGTGTGACTGTCCCAGCTCAAGCAGCGGGTCAGTGCAAGGCAAAGAGCTCGGATCTCATCAGATCCAGTCCCACGTTTCAGGCTGTGCCTGGAACACTCCATGGGGCCGCagctggccctggcacagccaaaGGAGGCCCCGCTCTCCACCCGGGTCAGCTGGCCTGTACTTGCTGTGCTAACACAGGCATTGGCACCATCCACCAGTGAACTGACCACAGAACTGAGCCAGCTGGAAAACAATCCAAAGAAAACAGTCATCCTTGCGGCAGAACAGCCAGGCTGAGGCCTGCCCTGGCAcgaagagctgcaggagcaggaatgagCAGGCAGAGTGCTCCTTCCCTCCAAGTGCCAGGTTACACTAGCTTAAAGGATCTGCTGACACACAGCTCCGGGCAAATCccgctgctggctgccagcagagcccctggCCCTCCCCTGGAGCCGGCACAGCTGTGATCCCTGCCCGGAGGCCCCAGGGATCACAGCCGTGGCTGGCACTATGTGGGTCATGGAACCACTGCTAATGCCAGACGGATGCTGCCCTTTATCCAAACCGCCAACTCCTGATGCAAAAAACACAGCCAGGCACTCCAGGCACACCACTCCCTAACCAAGTTAATGGAAAACTctcatttcctctcctgtggGAGCTGCTTGCCAAGCCCAGCTGGACATGAGTACGGAGCAGCAGATTTACACGCCGAccagaggagaaaagcaagcaGCG encodes:
- the RIC8A gene encoding LOW QUALITY PROTEIN: synembryn-A (The sequence of the model RefSeq protein was modified relative to this genomic sequence to represent the inferred CDS: deleted 1 base in 1 codon) → MELQAVVSTLESGEQDTVLKVLQVYNQEKSQCFTFEDEEREERKKMAQLLIRFLERELQPSCQVTCLESIRILSRDKHCLDPFTTKEGLKTLSRHAGIDYSEELIREVPDLDVILESLKCLCNIVFSSAMAQELTAEGRLVVGLARRIKLYNERSLPHDIKFFDLRLLFLLTALRVDVRQQLAQELRGISLMTDTLELTLGVKWLDPYEVATEEGLLPPLPRQETERAMEILKVLFNITFDSSKREVDEEDAALYRHLGALLRHCLMISADGEDRTEEFHSHTVNLLGNLPLKCLDVLLTPKVQPGSLEYMGVNMDAVSILLDFLERRLDRGHKLKENLTPVLNLLTESARVHRQTRKFLKARVLPPLRDVRNRPEVGNSLRNKLVRLMTHIDTDVKHCAAEFLFVLCKESVSRFVKYTGYGNAAGLLAARGLMAGGREEGEYSEDEDTDTEEYKEAKPNINPVTGRVEEKLPNPMEGMTEEQKEHEAMKLVNMFDKLSREKVIQPMGITPSGNLAPMENAIRNIADEASSSDSDLGLD